GGTAGCCCTCATAGTGGTATGTATAAATACAGGTAGCAGTTTTTTCATCCACCGTTAGCCATTGTACATCGGTAGCCGAATATACCTCTTGCTCGATTACCTGCCATGCGTGATTAAAGTAATTACCTATATCCTCTAAGGTAGTGCATGTTTTATCGGTAAACCAATAGACCGCCTGTGGATGCAATATTTCCTTTACATTATTAAAATCATGGGAATTCGTAGCTGTAATATATTGTGCTAAAGCTTGCTGATACGTCAAGAAAATCCCTCCTTTTTTAACAATAGTAACGGAAAATATGTCACCATGAAATACTTTATTCACCTTCACAAGCGGTTAACTAAGGTTTATCCAATCTGTGTTGATGGCTTAGACAGCAAATAAAGGGCTCCTAAAATAAATCCAAATCCTCCGCATTGTAGGAATGAAATTTTTTCACCTAAAAATAACGAGGATAATACAATGCTACTAATCGGTAAAAAGCTTGTTAGGATGCCCGCTGATGTTGCAGAAATCCTTGCAAGCCCTTGCTGCATAAGAATAAATGCCAGCACGGTTACAATGATTCCGAAATAGACTACTAACCCCCATTCAGCAAAAGTCACTTCTTTAAAAGCAAAGGAACGACTTTCGGCTATAGCAAAAGGAAAAAACAACACTGCTCCAAAGCAGCTTACCATCGTAGCAACAGTGAGAGCACTTACTCGCTTAGAGTGAGATTTTCCTAATATAATGAATAAGGATTCACAACAAATAGCTCCTAAAATAAGAAGATTACCGGCTAATGATGTCAAATCTATCGTAGATATGCTAGTAATATTTATTAATACTGTTCCAAAAACAGCCATTAGTACACCAAGCCCGATATTTCTCGTAAAATGCTCCTTTAATAGGAAAACTGAAAGAATAGCTGTACAAGCTGGTAGTGTACTTGTAATAATACCAGCCTCGATTGCTGAGGTTAGTGAAAGACCACTGAGCATTAGAATATTAAACAGAAAGACACCAAACAATGCCTGCAAGAAGATTGATAAATAATCTTTTCTATCTAGCACTGAAAAACCCTCTACTTTCATCCATAAAGGTACTAGAGCAGCAGATGCAACAAGAAATCTCAATTCATTTGCTAAAAATACAGGAAAGCTTTGTATGATGAACTTACCTGCTACAACCGAGCTACCAACAATAGTCATCGCGAGCATAACTTTTCCACTTGCCCACATTTGCGTATTCAATAATCCTCACTATTTTCTAAGATTGAAGGATTAATTATATCTGTTACGGCAAGATATAAATTTTCAGGATATTCTGCAATACGGTGGCATAGGTACAAAAACCACTCAGTTCCATAAGTCAAATAAACTCTGCATGGGTACCCGTTCTTTTTTAATTGCTGTAACAACGCTGGCTGTACACCGTATAACATCTCTATCTCCACATTTGGCTGTTGAAAGTATCGACGCTTCTCCATTTCTAGAATAAGCGCCTTATCATGTGTTGCAATTGAAATTGGATGCTTTGCTTCTATTAATTGTTCAACAAAATGAAGATAACGTTCGTTTAATTTCCTTGACCTTGTTATCGCAATATCGTCTGACTCCTGAAAAGCGCCTTTTACCAGCCTTATTCTCCCTGGATATTGGGTCAACTGTTGAATATCCACTTCTGTACGATAAAGATGAGCTTGCAGCGTAATCCCTATATTCGGATATTGCATAGCTATTTTTTTATAGACTTCGATTATACTGCTCGTCTTGGAGGACTCCTCCATACTAATCATCAATGAAATACCATATTGCTGCGCTTTCTGTGCAAGCTCCTGTAAATTTGTATAGGCAAGATTTGCGTTTACTGAAAGGCCAATATGGGATAAATCAAAAGATACAGTTTGGTTGAATGAAAGTACCCCAGTGTCCTCTATAAGCTGTAAAAGCTCCTCCTTTGCTTTTTGACATTCCGCAATATCCTTTGTATTTTCTCCTATGAATTCTAGTGATATTTGATAATCCTTTGAGATAAAATCCTGAGCAATTCTTAGCGCCTCCTGTCTCTTTTCCCCAGTAACATAACGTTTAGCCGCCTTCCATAATAACGGATAAAGCTCCGCTGATTGCTGAACAGTATGCTTCATTTGCTCATTTCTTGCTGCTGATTTTAAGGCCTGTATTACTAATTCCTCCACATTTCTCATCTTTATTCCTCCTCATTGCTATTTGTCAGTACTTTAACATGATAAAATTGGTAGCTGTAGAGCCACTTTATAGAAACTTTTAAGGTACCAATTTTAAGAGGAGGCGAAATACAGTGTTATGGATACCGATTGACCGTTCTTCAGCTATACCTTTAAATCGGCAAGTCTATCAGCAAATTCGTGAAAAAATTTTAAGCGGCGAACTGCAAGCAGGCGTAAGGCTAGCATCAACCCGTGAGCTTTCTACTGAGCTAAACGTTTCAAGAAATGTCATATTGGAGGCTTATGA
This genomic stretch from Lysinibacillus pakistanensis harbors:
- a CDS encoding proline dehydrogenase family protein, yielding MRNVEELVIQALKSAARNEQMKHTVQQSAELYPLLWKAAKRYVTGEKRQEALRIAQDFISKDYQISLEFIGENTKDIAECQKAKEELLQLIEDTGVLSFNQTVSFDLSHIGLSVNANLAYTNLQELAQKAQQYGISLMISMEESSKTSSIIEVYKKIAMQYPNIGITLQAHLYRTEVDIQQLTQYPGRIRLVKGAFQESDDIAITRSRKLNERYLHFVEQLIEAKHPISIATHDKALILEMEKRRYFQQPNVEIEMLYGVQPALLQQLKKNGYPCRVYLTYGTEWFLYLCHRIAEYPENLYLAVTDIINPSILENSEDY
- a CDS encoding DMT family transporter — its product is MNTQMWASGKVMLAMTIVGSSVVAGKFIIQSFPVFLANELRFLVASAALVPLWMKVEGFSVLDRKDYLSIFLQALFGVFLFNILMLSGLSLTSAIEAGIITSTLPACTAILSVFLLKEHFTRNIGLGVLMAVFGTVLINITSISTIDLTSLAGNLLILGAICCESLFIILGKSHSKRVSALTVATMVSCFGAVLFFPFAIAESRSFAFKEVTFAEWGLVVYFGIIVTVLAFILMQQGLARISATSAGILTSFLPISSIVLSSLFLGEKISFLQCGGFGFILGALYLLSKPSTQIG
- a CDS encoding YybH family protein, whose translation is MTYQQALAQYITATNSHDFNNVKEILHPQAVYWFTDKTCTTLEDIGNYFNHAWQVIEQEVYSATDVQWLTVDEKTATCIYTYHYEGYHKGKFISGSGRATNIFIKENDKWKLIHEHLSS